In a single window of the Megalobrama amblycephala isolate DHTTF-2021 linkage group LG3, ASM1881202v1, whole genome shotgun sequence genome:
- the adamtsl5 gene encoding ADAMTS-like protein 5 isoform X2 has protein sequence MQKSNNRKLSLCQALTLITLLLSPGCLSSLPSSRRVELGGEGPQMRSQMHFMNEWASWGGWSVCSRSCGGGASVRTRTCITRNLVGGPCPGDTRQYKICNTKECPADSMDFRELQCKAFNDRPLVAGSSYHWTTFHGGSNPCELSCLAIGHNFYYNFGRVLDGTPCQSDQGTVCVNGKCLKPGCDLIFGSQQQEDACMVCGGHNSTCLHHRSVYQSNEQNNGLFGYNEVTMIPAGATHIRVTDNSRNYLALQNGRSQFVINGNWKINIPGEYNVAGTKLLYRRSADTWESFEVPGPTKEDLHIMNSGIEYEYWLPPDRYALYHGRSQLRQPHHTANHLPFEPPTTMSTTTTTTTTTQPVTKPLFWGPAARWPLQPPYQQQPVPRLERDENHRNRLPEIHRRAHCGKCRRVRGKGERQRQYCQKDFVFRAKVLEKVYHGEETRYDVQIIHTYRNRYRLEHREFLWAPNKCDCPLLEEGHQYVLMLRRHINYERTLNRILLEEDSYSQPYRAREDGLLRPLEELCGNRDSRTQFRE, from the exons TCATCCAGACGAGTAGAGCTGGGAGGTGAGGGACCACAGATGCGCAGCCAAATGCATTTCATGAATGAGTGGGCCTCGTGGGGCGGTTGGTCTGTGTGTTCGCGCTCCTGTGGGGGAGGGGCCTCCGTCCGTACACGCACCTGCATCACTAG AAATCTGGTAGGAGGGCCATGCCCAGGAGACACCAGGCAATACAAGATTTGTAACACAAAG GAGTGTCCTGCTGACTCTATGGACTTCAGAGAACTGCAGTGTAAAGCTTTCAATGACAGACCTCTGGTCGCTGGCAGCAGTTACCACTGGACTACCTTTCATGGAG GCTCCAACCCATGTGAGCTCAGCTGCCTGGCTATTGGACACAACTTCTATTACAACTTTGGACGGGTGCTTGATGGCACACCATGCCAGTCAGATCAGGGGACAGTCTGTGTGAATGGAAAGTGTCTG AAGCCAGGATGTGATTTGATCTTTGGATCACAGCAGCAGGAGGACGCCTGCATGGTGTGTGGAGGCCACAACTCAACCTGCCTTCATCATAGAAGTGTTTATCAAAGCAACGAGCAGAACAATG GACTGTTTGGGTATAATGAGGTCACTATGATCCCTGCCGGAGCCACACACATCAGAGTGACTGATAACAGCAGAAACTATCTAG cactCCAGAATGGGCGCTCTCAGTTTGTGATCAATGGGAACTGGAAGATCAATATTCCTGGGGAGTACAATGTGGCAGGAACCAAACTGCTGTATCGCCGCTCTGCTGATACCTGGGAGAGTTTTGAAGTTCCAGGACCTACTAAGGAGGACCTGCACATCATG AACTCTGGGATAGAATATGAGTACTGGCTCCCTCCAGACCGCTATGCCCTGTATCATGGGAGAAGTCAACTTCGGCAGCCTCACCACACAGCGAACCACTTGCCCTTTGAACCTCCAACCACTATGAGTACCACAACCACAACCACTACTACAACACAGCCAGTCACAAAACCTCTTTTCTGGG GTCCCGCTGCTCGCTGGCCCCTTCAACCCCCCTATCAACAGCAGCCAGTCCCACGTTTGGAAAGAGATGAAAACCACAGGAACCGACTGCCCGAAATACATCGTAGAG CCCACTGTGGGAAATGCCGCCGGGTTCGAGGGAAAGGTGAGCGCCAGAGGCAGTATTGCCAAAAAGATTTTG TATTTCGAGCAAAAGTGCTGGAAAAAGTCTATCATGGTGAGGAGACCCGCTATGACGTCCAGATCATCCACACATACCGCAACCGTTATCGTCTGGAGCACCGCGAGTTCCTGTGGGCCCCAAACAAATGTGACTGTCCCCTTCTAGAGGAAGGGCACCAGTACGTGTTGATGCTCCGACGGCACATAAATTACGAACGCACTCTCAATCGCATCCTGTTAGAGGAGGACAGCTACTCTCAGCCTTATCGAGCACGTGAAGATGGCCTGCTGCGCCCCCTAGAGGAGCTCTGCGGTAACAGAGATAGCAGGACTCAGTTTAGGGAGTAA
- the adamtsl5 gene encoding ADAMTS-like protein 5 isoform X1 gives MQKSNNRKLSLCQALTLITLLLSPGCLSSLPSSRRVELGGEGPQMRSQMHFMNEWASWGGWSVCSRSCGGGASVRTRTCITRNLVGGPCPGDTRQYKICNTKECPADSMDFRELQCKAFNDRPLVAGSSYHWTTFHGGSNPCELSCLAIGHNFYYNFGRVLDGTPCQSDQGTVCVNGKCLKPGCDLIFGSQQQEDACMVCGGHNSTCLHHRSVYQSNEQNNGLFGYNEVTMIPAGATHIRVTDNSRNYLALQNGRSQFVINGNWKINIPGEYNVAGTKLLYRRSADTWESFEVPGPTKEDLHIMVLSTDKNSGIEYEYWLPPDRYALYHGRSQLRQPHHTANHLPFEPPTTMSTTTTTTTTTQPVTKPLFWGPAARWPLQPPYQQQPVPRLERDENHRNRLPEIHRRAHCGKCRRVRGKGERQRQYCQKDFVFRAKVLEKVYHGEETRYDVQIIHTYRNRYRLEHREFLWAPNKCDCPLLEEGHQYVLMLRRHINYERTLNRILLEEDSYSQPYRAREDGLLRPLEELCGNRDSRTQFRE, from the exons TCATCCAGACGAGTAGAGCTGGGAGGTGAGGGACCACAGATGCGCAGCCAAATGCATTTCATGAATGAGTGGGCCTCGTGGGGCGGTTGGTCTGTGTGTTCGCGCTCCTGTGGGGGAGGGGCCTCCGTCCGTACACGCACCTGCATCACTAG AAATCTGGTAGGAGGGCCATGCCCAGGAGACACCAGGCAATACAAGATTTGTAACACAAAG GAGTGTCCTGCTGACTCTATGGACTTCAGAGAACTGCAGTGTAAAGCTTTCAATGACAGACCTCTGGTCGCTGGCAGCAGTTACCACTGGACTACCTTTCATGGAG GCTCCAACCCATGTGAGCTCAGCTGCCTGGCTATTGGACACAACTTCTATTACAACTTTGGACGGGTGCTTGATGGCACACCATGCCAGTCAGATCAGGGGACAGTCTGTGTGAATGGAAAGTGTCTG AAGCCAGGATGTGATTTGATCTTTGGATCACAGCAGCAGGAGGACGCCTGCATGGTGTGTGGAGGCCACAACTCAACCTGCCTTCATCATAGAAGTGTTTATCAAAGCAACGAGCAGAACAATG GACTGTTTGGGTATAATGAGGTCACTATGATCCCTGCCGGAGCCACACACATCAGAGTGACTGATAACAGCAGAAACTATCTAG cactCCAGAATGGGCGCTCTCAGTTTGTGATCAATGGGAACTGGAAGATCAATATTCCTGGGGAGTACAATGTGGCAGGAACCAAACTGCTGTATCGCCGCTCTGCTGATACCTGGGAGAGTTTTGAAGTTCCAGGACCTACTAAGGAGGACCTGCACATCATG GTCTTGTCAACTGATAAGAACTCTGGGATAGAATATGAGTACTGGCTCCCTCCAGACCGCTATGCCCTGTATCATGGGAGAAGTCAACTTCGGCAGCCTCACCACACAGCGAACCACTTGCCCTTTGAACCTCCAACCACTATGAGTACCACAACCACAACCACTACTACAACACAGCCAGTCACAAAACCTCTTTTCTGGG GTCCCGCTGCTCGCTGGCCCCTTCAACCCCCCTATCAACAGCAGCCAGTCCCACGTTTGGAAAGAGATGAAAACCACAGGAACCGACTGCCCGAAATACATCGTAGAG CCCACTGTGGGAAATGCCGCCGGGTTCGAGGGAAAGGTGAGCGCCAGAGGCAGTATTGCCAAAAAGATTTTG TATTTCGAGCAAAAGTGCTGGAAAAAGTCTATCATGGTGAGGAGACCCGCTATGACGTCCAGATCATCCACACATACCGCAACCGTTATCGTCTGGAGCACCGCGAGTTCCTGTGGGCCCCAAACAAATGTGACTGTCCCCTTCTAGAGGAAGGGCACCAGTACGTGTTGATGCTCCGACGGCACATAAATTACGAACGCACTCTCAATCGCATCCTGTTAGAGGAGGACAGCTACTCTCAGCCTTATCGAGCACGTGAAGATGGCCTGCTGCGCCCCCTAGAGGAGCTCTGCGGTAACAGAGATAGCAGGACTCAGTTTAGGGAGTAA
- the adamtsl5 gene encoding thrombospondin type-1 domain-containing protein 4 isoform X4, whose amino-acid sequence MQKSNNRKLSLCQALTLITLLLSPGCLSSLPSSRRVELGGEGPQMRSQMHFMNEWASWGGWSVCSRSCGGGASVRTRTCITRNLVGGPCPGDTRQYKICNTKECPADSMDFRELQCKAFNDRPLVAGSSYHWTTFHGGSNPCELSCLAIGHNFYYNFGRVLDGTPCQSDQGTVCVNGKCLKPGCDLIFGSQQQEDACMVCGGHNSTCLHHRSVYQSNEQNNGLFGYNEVTMIPAGATHIRVTDNSRNYLALQNGRSQFVINGNWKINIPGEYNVAGTKLLYRRSADTWESFEVPGPTKEDLHIMVLSTDKNSGIEYEYWLPPDRYALYHGRSQLRQPHHTANHLPFEPPTTMSTTTTTTTTTQPVTKPLFWGPAARWPLQPPYQQQPVPRLERDENHRNRLPEIHRRAHCGKCRRVRGKGERQRQYCQKDFDD is encoded by the exons TCATCCAGACGAGTAGAGCTGGGAGGTGAGGGACCACAGATGCGCAGCCAAATGCATTTCATGAATGAGTGGGCCTCGTGGGGCGGTTGGTCTGTGTGTTCGCGCTCCTGTGGGGGAGGGGCCTCCGTCCGTACACGCACCTGCATCACTAG AAATCTGGTAGGAGGGCCATGCCCAGGAGACACCAGGCAATACAAGATTTGTAACACAAAG GAGTGTCCTGCTGACTCTATGGACTTCAGAGAACTGCAGTGTAAAGCTTTCAATGACAGACCTCTGGTCGCTGGCAGCAGTTACCACTGGACTACCTTTCATGGAG GCTCCAACCCATGTGAGCTCAGCTGCCTGGCTATTGGACACAACTTCTATTACAACTTTGGACGGGTGCTTGATGGCACACCATGCCAGTCAGATCAGGGGACAGTCTGTGTGAATGGAAAGTGTCTG AAGCCAGGATGTGATTTGATCTTTGGATCACAGCAGCAGGAGGACGCCTGCATGGTGTGTGGAGGCCACAACTCAACCTGCCTTCATCATAGAAGTGTTTATCAAAGCAACGAGCAGAACAATG GACTGTTTGGGTATAATGAGGTCACTATGATCCCTGCCGGAGCCACACACATCAGAGTGACTGATAACAGCAGAAACTATCTAG cactCCAGAATGGGCGCTCTCAGTTTGTGATCAATGGGAACTGGAAGATCAATATTCCTGGGGAGTACAATGTGGCAGGAACCAAACTGCTGTATCGCCGCTCTGCTGATACCTGGGAGAGTTTTGAAGTTCCAGGACCTACTAAGGAGGACCTGCACATCATG GTCTTGTCAACTGATAAGAACTCTGGGATAGAATATGAGTACTGGCTCCCTCCAGACCGCTATGCCCTGTATCATGGGAGAAGTCAACTTCGGCAGCCTCACCACACAGCGAACCACTTGCCCTTTGAACCTCCAACCACTATGAGTACCACAACCACAACCACTACTACAACACAGCCAGTCACAAAACCTCTTTTCTGGG GTCCCGCTGCTCGCTGGCCCCTTCAACCCCCCTATCAACAGCAGCCAGTCCCACGTTTGGAAAGAGATGAAAACCACAGGAACCGACTGCCCGAAATACATCGTAGAG CCCACTGTGGGAAATGCCGCCGGGTTCGAGGGAAAGGTGAGCGCCAGAGGCAGTATTGCCAAAAAGATTTTG
- the adamtsl5 gene encoding ADAMTS-like protein 5 isoform X3 → MRSQMHFMNEWASWGGWSVCSRSCGGGASVRTRTCITRNLVGGPCPGDTRQYKICNTKECPADSMDFRELQCKAFNDRPLVAGSSYHWTTFHGGSNPCELSCLAIGHNFYYNFGRVLDGTPCQSDQGTVCVNGKCLKPGCDLIFGSQQQEDACMVCGGHNSTCLHHRSVYQSNEQNNGLFGYNEVTMIPAGATHIRVTDNSRNYLALQNGRSQFVINGNWKINIPGEYNVAGTKLLYRRSADTWESFEVPGPTKEDLHIMVLSTDKNSGIEYEYWLPPDRYALYHGRSQLRQPHHTANHLPFEPPTTMSTTTTTTTTTQPVTKPLFWGPAARWPLQPPYQQQPVPRLERDENHRNRLPEIHRRAHCGKCRRVRGKGERQRQYCQKDFVFRAKVLEKVYHGEETRYDVQIIHTYRNRYRLEHREFLWAPNKCDCPLLEEGHQYVLMLRRHINYERTLNRILLEEDSYSQPYRAREDGLLRPLEELCGNRDSRTQFRE, encoded by the exons ATGCGCAGCCAAATGCATTTCATGAATGAGTGGGCCTCGTGGGGCGGTTGGTCTGTGTGTTCGCGCTCCTGTGGGGGAGGGGCCTCCGTCCGTACACGCACCTGCATCACTAG AAATCTGGTAGGAGGGCCATGCCCAGGAGACACCAGGCAATACAAGATTTGTAACACAAAG GAGTGTCCTGCTGACTCTATGGACTTCAGAGAACTGCAGTGTAAAGCTTTCAATGACAGACCTCTGGTCGCTGGCAGCAGTTACCACTGGACTACCTTTCATGGAG GCTCCAACCCATGTGAGCTCAGCTGCCTGGCTATTGGACACAACTTCTATTACAACTTTGGACGGGTGCTTGATGGCACACCATGCCAGTCAGATCAGGGGACAGTCTGTGTGAATGGAAAGTGTCTG AAGCCAGGATGTGATTTGATCTTTGGATCACAGCAGCAGGAGGACGCCTGCATGGTGTGTGGAGGCCACAACTCAACCTGCCTTCATCATAGAAGTGTTTATCAAAGCAACGAGCAGAACAATG GACTGTTTGGGTATAATGAGGTCACTATGATCCCTGCCGGAGCCACACACATCAGAGTGACTGATAACAGCAGAAACTATCTAG cactCCAGAATGGGCGCTCTCAGTTTGTGATCAATGGGAACTGGAAGATCAATATTCCTGGGGAGTACAATGTGGCAGGAACCAAACTGCTGTATCGCCGCTCTGCTGATACCTGGGAGAGTTTTGAAGTTCCAGGACCTACTAAGGAGGACCTGCACATCATG GTCTTGTCAACTGATAAGAACTCTGGGATAGAATATGAGTACTGGCTCCCTCCAGACCGCTATGCCCTGTATCATGGGAGAAGTCAACTTCGGCAGCCTCACCACACAGCGAACCACTTGCCCTTTGAACCTCCAACCACTATGAGTACCACAACCACAACCACTACTACAACACAGCCAGTCACAAAACCTCTTTTCTGGG GTCCCGCTGCTCGCTGGCCCCTTCAACCCCCCTATCAACAGCAGCCAGTCCCACGTTTGGAAAGAGATGAAAACCACAGGAACCGACTGCCCGAAATACATCGTAGAG CCCACTGTGGGAAATGCCGCCGGGTTCGAGGGAAAGGTGAGCGCCAGAGGCAGTATTGCCAAAAAGATTTTG TATTTCGAGCAAAAGTGCTGGAAAAAGTCTATCATGGTGAGGAGACCCGCTATGACGTCCAGATCATCCACACATACCGCAACCGTTATCGTCTGGAGCACCGCGAGTTCCTGTGGGCCCCAAACAAATGTGACTGTCCCCTTCTAGAGGAAGGGCACCAGTACGTGTTGATGCTCCGACGGCACATAAATTACGAACGCACTCTCAATCGCATCCTGTTAGAGGAGGACAGCTACTCTCAGCCTTATCGAGCACGTGAAGATGGCCTGCTGCGCCCCCTAGAGGAGCTCTGCGGTAACAGAGATAGCAGGACTCAGTTTAGGGAGTAA